Proteins encoded in a region of the Thermococcus stetteri genome:
- a CDS encoding Ribonuclease P protein component 3 yields the protein MNEEVSFSRDYFVEMDVRNEEAYELASEWFDEVVFTKKLVLEGPPEWSTLKEELKELRGKYGKVALLLVTKKPSLIREVKSRNLKGLLYVQGGDMRVNRMAIESGVDALISPWFGRKDPGFDHTLAGMAARRGVAIGFSLSPLLNANPYSRAQVLRFMMKTWQLVKKYRVPRFITSSAESRWEVRGPRDLMSLGINLGMEIPEARASLNFYPRKILKKLG from the coding sequence ATGAACGAGGAAGTTTCCTTTTCGAGGGACTACTTCGTCGAGATGGACGTTAGGAATGAAGAAGCCTACGAACTGGCAAGCGAGTGGTTTGATGAAGTGGTCTTCACAAAGAAGCTCGTCCTTGAAGGCCCTCCGGAATGGTCCACTCTTAAGGAGGAACTCAAGGAGCTCCGCGGAAAGTACGGAAAGGTCGCTCTCCTCCTCGTAACCAAGAAGCCAAGCCTGATAAGGGAAGTAAAGAGCAGAAACCTAAAGGGCCTCCTATACGTCCAGGGCGGCGATATGAGGGTGAACAGAATGGCAATAGAGAGCGGCGTCGATGCCCTTATAAGTCCCTGGTTCGGCAGGAAGGATCCTGGCTTCGACCACACCTTAGCGGGAATGGCCGCGAGACGAGGAGTTGCTATAGGGTTTTCCCTCTCGCCGCTCCTCAATGCGAATCCCTACAGCAGGGCTCAGGTTCTCCGCTTCATGATGAAGACCTGGCAGTTGGTAAAGAAGTACCGCGTTCCAAGGTTCATCACGTCTTCCGCAGAGAGCAGGTGGGAAGTGAGAGGGCCGAGGGATTTGATGAGCCTTGGGATAAACCTCGGGATGGAGATTCCAGAGGCGAGGGCAAGCCTGAACTTTTATCCCAGGAAAATATTAAAAAAGCTGGGCTAA